In the genome of Neofelis nebulosa isolate mNeoNeb1 chromosome 8, mNeoNeb1.pri, whole genome shotgun sequence, one region contains:
- the CDPF1 gene encoding cysteine-rich DPF motif domain-containing protein 1, translating into MECEADHRPLGVFKCQLCALTAPYSYVGQKPPDTQSVVLLEESYVMKDPFTSDKGRFLVLGSQCSLCSRLVCVGPECSLFYSKRFCLPCVRENIDAFPWEIRQDLGKRKDPSKKPASQPGSRT; encoded by the exons ATGGAGTGTGAGGCAGACCACCGTCCCCTGGGTGTGTTTAAGTGCCAGCTCTGTGCCCTGACAGCCCCATACAGCTACGTGGGGCAGAAGCCCCCTGACACCCAGTCTGTCGT CCTTCTGGAGGAGAGTTATGTCATGAAGGACCCCTTCACCTCAGACAAGGGCAGATTCCTGGTCCTCGGCTCTCAGTGCAGTTTGTGCAGCCGGCTGGTGTGTGTGGGCCCG GAGTGCAGTTTATTCTATTCCAAGAGGTTTTGCCTCCCCTGTGTCCGGGAGAACATCGATGCCTTCCCTTGGGAAATTCGGCAAGacttggggaaaaggaaagatCCATCAAAGAAGCCTGCCAGCCAGCCTGGTTCGAGGACATGA